A genomic window from Flavobacterium hankyongi includes:
- a CDS encoding DNA-3-methyladenine glycosylase family protein has product MKEAIQYLIQKDKIFEQIINQYGLPEIIPSRPEGFETLVLLILEQQVSIDSAKATFLRMRDVVGDIIPENLIHITEEQFRTLGVSRQKAKYINHLADAVLQNKIDLQSLSLKSADEVRAELIKLKGIGNWTIDVYLMFSLKKEDVLPIGDVAIVNTMKELLDIHEKDAMELYAKKWSPHRTFASFLLWHHYLQKRGRKITYQY; this is encoded by the coding sequence ATGAAAGAAGCAATTCAATATTTGATCCAAAAAGACAAAATTTTTGAACAAATCATAAATCAGTATGGTTTGCCAGAAATTATTCCGTCACGTCCAGAAGGTTTTGAAACATTGGTTTTACTTATTCTCGAGCAGCAAGTTTCAATAGATTCTGCAAAAGCTACTTTTTTAAGAATGCGAGATGTGGTTGGAGATATTATTCCTGAGAATTTAATCCATATTACTGAAGAGCAATTTAGAACCTTGGGAGTAAGTCGTCAAAAAGCAAAATATATCAACCATCTTGCAGATGCAGTTTTGCAAAATAAAATTGATTTACAATCACTTTCTTTAAAATCTGCTGACGAGGTTCGAGCTGAGCTTATCAAATTAAAAGGAATCGGAAATTGGACTATTGACGTGTATTTAATGTTTTCTTTAAAAAAAGAAGATGTTTTACCTATTGGTGATGTTGCTATCGTTAATACTATGAAAGAACTTTTAGATATCCATGAAAAGGATGCTATGGAATTGTATGCGAAAAAGTGGTCTCCTCATAGAACATTTGCTTCATTTTTACTTTGGCATCATTATCTTCAAAAACGAGGTCGAAAAATTACCTATCAGTATTAA
- a CDS encoding inorganic diphosphatase yields MTADKVKTFDVLVEIPRGSRNKYEYDFDLKRMRFDRMLFSSMMYPADYGFIPETLALDGDPLDVLVLVTKPTFPGCVIEVKPIGVFHMADDKGPDEKVICVPVSDPIWNKLNDLGDINPHLLKEIEHFFQVYKDLENKTVDVEGWGDVNEAQRILKECIDRFNAIENKPEGLFSIR; encoded by the coding sequence ATGACTGCAGATAAAGTAAAAACTTTCGACGTTTTAGTTGAAATTCCTCGTGGAAGTCGTAACAAATATGAATATGATTTTGACTTAAAGAGAATGCGTTTCGATCGTATGTTATTCTCTTCAATGATGTACCCAGCTGATTATGGTTTTATTCCGGAAACATTAGCATTAGACGGAGATCCGTTAGACGTTTTGGTGTTAGTAACTAAACCAACTTTCCCTGGTTGTGTTATCGAAGTAAAACCAATTGGAGTTTTCCACATGGCAGATGACAAAGGTCCAGATGAAAAAGTAATCTGCGTTCCAGTTTCAGATCCAATTTGGAATAAATTAAATGATTTAGGAGATATTAATCCACACCTTTTAAAAGAAATTGAGCACTTTTTCCAAGTATATAAAGACTTAGAAAACAAAACTGTTGATGTTGAAGGTTGGGGAGATGTAAATGAGGCGCAAAGAATTTTAAAAGAATGTATTGATCGTTTTAACGCAATCGAAAATAAACCAGAAGGATTATTTAGCATTCGTTAA
- a CDS encoding sodium-translocating pyrophosphatase, with translation MMELMIYVPIVMALIGLAFMVAKRAWVLKQDAGDGKMKEISEHIYEGALAFLKAEYRLLTIFVIIASIALAGITFLPGVKTHLLIVIAFIFGAIFSALAGNMGMKIATKTNVRTTQAARSSLPQALKVSFGGGTVMGLGVAGLAVLGLTGFFIFFYHTFMGGVWTDVDGMTVVLETLAGFSLGAESIALFARVGGGIYTKAADVGADLVGKVEAGIPEDDPRNPATIADNVGDNVGDVAGMGADLFGSYVATVLAAMVLGNYVIKDMGGKIEDAFGGIGPILLPMAIAGFGILFSIIGTMLVKISDDNAKEAQVQKALNIGNWVSIVLTAVSCFFLVQKMLPEVMTMEFFGEGAQQISSMRVFYATLIGLFVGGAISSVTEYYTGLGTKPVLAIVQKSSTGAGTNVIAGLATGMISTFPTVLLFGGAIWSTYALAGFYGVALAASAMMATTAMQLAIDAFGPISDNAGGIAEMSELPKEVRTRTDILDSVGNTTAATGKGFAIASAALTSLALFAAYVTFTGINGINIFKAPVLAMLFIGGMIPVVFSALAMNSVGKAAMDMVYEVRRQFKEIPGIMEGTGKPEYGKCVEISTKAALREMMLPGILTIGFPIAIVLLGKLVYGSNNQLIAEMLGGYMAGVTVSGVLWAVFQNNAGGAWDNAKKSFEAGVMINGEMTYKGSDAHKAAVTGDTVGDPFKDTSGPSMNILIKLTCLIGLVMAPILGSGHSEGAEMKGSCCAKTEKCEMKHSTKCDMAKLTTMTKDECAKMCDEMGCSAEEKEMCMAHFDEGGKFKNVDGCKMACCAAEAEK, from the coding sequence ATTATGGAATTAATGATTTATGTGCCAATAGTAATGGCATTAATTGGCTTGGCCTTTATGGTTGCGAAAAGAGCTTGGGTGCTTAAGCAAGATGCCGGAGACGGTAAAATGAAAGAAATTTCAGAACACATCTACGAAGGAGCTTTAGCGTTCTTAAAAGCTGAATATAGGCTTCTAACAATTTTTGTGATTATAGCAAGTATTGCTTTAGCAGGAATTACTTTTCTTCCAGGAGTAAAAACACATTTATTAATAGTTATTGCCTTTATTTTCGGTGCTATTTTTTCAGCTTTAGCTGGAAATATGGGTATGAAAATAGCAACTAAAACTAATGTTCGTACAACACAAGCAGCTCGTAGCAGTTTACCTCAAGCTTTAAAAGTTTCATTTGGAGGAGGAACGGTAATGGGATTAGGTGTTGCTGGATTAGCAGTTTTAGGATTAACAGGATTCTTTATATTTTTCTATCACACCTTTATGGGTGGAGTTTGGACAGATGTTGATGGAATGACTGTAGTTTTAGAGACTTTGGCTGGATTTTCACTTGGTGCTGAATCAATTGCATTGTTTGCTCGTGTAGGAGGTGGTATTTATACCAAAGCTGCCGATGTTGGTGCCGATTTAGTTGGTAAAGTAGAAGCAGGTATCCCAGAAGACGATCCTCGTAATCCTGCTACAATTGCAGATAACGTTGGTGATAACGTAGGAGACGTCGCTGGAATGGGAGCCGATTTATTCGGTTCGTATGTGGCAACAGTTTTAGCAGCTATGGTTTTAGGTAATTATGTTATCAAAGATATGGGGGGTAAAATTGAAGATGCTTTCGGTGGTATTGGCCCAATTTTATTGCCAATGGCAATTGCTGGTTTCGGAATTCTATTCTCTATCATTGGAACTATGCTAGTAAAAATATCTGATGATAATGCGAAAGAAGCTCAAGTTCAAAAAGCATTAAATATTGGTAACTGGGTTTCAATTGTTTTAACAGCAGTTTCTTGCTTTTTCTTGGTACAAAAAATGTTGCCTGAAGTAATGACAATGGAGTTCTTTGGTGAAGGAGCACAACAAATATCTTCAATGAGAGTATTTTATGCTACTTTGATTGGATTGTTTGTAGGTGGTGCAATTTCATCTGTAACAGAATATTATACAGGATTAGGTACAAAACCAGTATTGGCAATTGTTCAAAAATCGTCAACGGGTGCTGGAACTAATGTTATAGCTGGTTTAGCAACGGGTATGATTTCTACTTTCCCTACGGTATTGTTATTTGGAGGTGCTATTTGGTCAACTTATGCTTTAGCGGGATTCTACGGAGTAGCCTTAGCGGCTTCTGCGATGATGGCAACTACAGCAATGCAATTAGCTATTGATGCCTTCGGACCAATTTCTGATAACGCTGGTGGCATCGCTGAAATGAGCGAATTACCTAAAGAAGTTCGCACACGTACAGATATTTTAGATTCTGTAGGAAATACAACAGCTGCAACTGGTAAAGGTTTCGCAATTGCTTCGGCAGCGTTAACTTCACTAGCTTTATTTGCGGCATATGTTACGTTTACAGGAATTAACGGAATTAATATTTTTAAAGCACCAGTATTAGCTATGTTATTTATTGGTGGAATGATTCCAGTTGTTTTCTCGGCTTTAGCGATGAATTCTGTTGGAAAAGCAGCAATGGATATGGTGTACGAAGTACGTCGTCAGTTTAAAGAAATTCCGGGAATCATGGAAGGGACTGGTAAACCAGAATACGGAAAATGTGTTGAGATTTCTACAAAAGCAGCTTTACGCGAAATGATGTTACCAGGAATCTTAACAATCGGTTTTCCAATCGCAATTGTATTATTAGGTAAATTAGTTTACGGAAGTAACAACCAATTAATCGCTGAAATGTTAGGTGGTTATATGGCAGGGGTTACTGTTTCAGGTGTACTTTGGGCAGTGTTCCAAAACAATGCTGGTGGTGCTTGGGATAACGCTAAAAAATCATTCGAAGCTGGTGTTATGATTAATGGCGAAATGACATACAAAGGATCAGATGCTCACAAAGCTGCTGTAACGGGAGATACTGTTGGAGATCCATTCAAAGATACATCAGGGCCATCAATGAATATTTTAATCAAATTAACGTGTTTAATTGGTTTGGTTATGGCACCAATTTTAGGAAGTGGTCATTCAGAAGGAGCTGAAATGAAAGG